The Lates calcarifer isolate ASB-BC8 linkage group LG18, TLL_Latcal_v3, whole genome shotgun sequence region GAAgatgttattgttttgttccAGCGGTGGTCTGGGCAGCTGGGAGAGCGACGACGACGCTGACATGGACGATGAGGACTCTGTGGTGACTGCGCTCGGCTGTCTGGGGCCTCTCGGTGGCCTGCTGGCCCCCGAGCTGCAGAGATACCAGAAGCATCTCAAAGGTCAGTGCAGCAAATGCAAGAAACGACACACAGGATTTATGAACGGTAACCCAGGGAGAGGTTGGCAGGGACAGTGGAGCAGTGGTTTCAGGCTTGCTGTTGCCCCAAATCCTCATGTTCTGCCCCCGATTTGACTCCAAGTACAAACTGTCTCTGATCTGTTTCCTCCAGACAAATCcctacttcctcctccttcaacGACTCTTACAAACACGAAGAAAAGGCAAATAGCTTGAGGGATTTGGTTAAAAACATTGGCTAAGATCTCACTCCAGAGAGGgatttaaaaatgacttgaGAGCTTCATTTAACCTCATGAGCAAATCTCAGTGCAAATGACTTGACCTGGTGTAAAAGGGAAACTTTTAAAGAGATTTTTTGTAGCAAAtaaacatcaataaatcatgACCACAGTCACTCTGAGGCAGCAGTATAATCACAGTAAACAAACTGCCAGTCGACTGCCAGCTGTCGTAGACCTCCACAGTGAATTTAACATTGTGTGCTGCAGGATGGATTTGATCTTTGCAGCACAAAGGCAGGAAGAGCTGCTGAAAAGTGATGGAAAAATAACTTACTGACCTTTTTCTGTGaaactaaagtaaaaaaaaagaggacagaaaTGAACTTTTaccttgttttaaaatgtcaatgtTGGTATCAGTGGCAAAGAAATTGGAAGGAGTGAGTCAGTTTGGTGGAGCCAGACATATTAGTGACTTTAGACTCCATTCCTCCAAAACAGCCTcagtcatatacagtatgtgtttcaaaaaacatttagacacaaCCAGAGTTTGTTATTGCCTACTTTAGATAGCATCAAgaggcttttttctttctggtaCTAACTTACTTGATTAAAGAGGATAAAAGTTAAATTGGGGTGAGTAAATAAGTAAGAAAAGGAGCTTTAACAGATCTAAAAAGCCACATTAGATTACGTCTGATTCATGTATTTTGCTGGAATCTTCTCTTACTTTTTTTGAACTAAAGCGCTTTGACCTTAATCTCTTAAGTCAATTTCTTTTCTGTCAGAGTATCTGAAAGCAAACATCACAGTCACAAACGCAAACAAGTAGGAAAAGGTCAGATATTGTTTGGTTACAGCACGAGGAATGTTTAAAAGGGGTTTACGAGAACCTGATCAGTagtttcttctttgtgttttctacCTTCAGACCAGCGAGGAGAGCAGGGCAACATCGCCGAGCTGAGCCCAGGAGCAGTGGGAGCCGGAGGgccaggtggaggaggaggaggtggcggcGGAGGAGGTGCCAGAGCGGAGCATCAGGCGGCTATCAACAGCATGATGATGGAGAGGATGAGCACCGACATCTGCGCCCTGAAGAAGCAATACGCACGCATCAAgaggcggcagcagcagcaggctatGCAACTCTACATACGCACAGGTGAGGAGGAGTGAAAACAGTCTGAACTTAAACCAAGATTATTGTTTAAACCATAGTAATAGAAAagactttaaaacaaaaaagtaaagacCAAAAATGCAACGTATGAGTTCCCACTCAGTGATTTAAATAGCAAATAGGCTTAAAGATGAAGTTCAGCCTCTGGGGACAGAAAAGTGgaaacacatgcagaaaaaTCAAAGCTAgatgtttgatgatgatgatgatgatgatgtgacttGTAGGACTTGGACCTGAAGTGGACACAAGTCCAGGAGTTCTTCAGGAGCCTCGCAACAAACACAGCGCCAGTACTGACCAAGTTGAGGGTACTGGTGTCGAACCATCTGAAACTGGGTGTTCTGGGGCTGATTCCAGGCTCTCTAATGATTCATTGGTGTTTGAAAAGCAATCAATGGAGTATTAACAAGCTGTTACTGTACTTCTGCAGTGGGTTCCCAAATCAGATTTCCaattttttccactgtttttttaagataaatgaatgaaattaactcagttgcaataaaaaaatgatttgaaCCATGCACAGTCACTGTAAGTACACAGCCAACATTGCATAGCTCAAGAATTCACTGTTGAGAGCAGttgtatttaatgttgtttatctGAGCCACTGAGAATATTGTCTTGATAACCTGAAAATCCTGTGGGGGACAAAAAAACTTGGAAATCTGGTGCAGGAACTGCTGGCTCTAAAATATTGATTCTTTTCCAGGTTGTGtaactgtaaacacactcagAATCAGGTTATAGTCGCTCTGGCTTGAATACATATGCTCTCAAAATGCTGCAGGGTGCGTATGTGTATGTTTCACTTTGAAAAAATGGCAAAAGTGGCTCCTGCAGCCTCCAGAGGAAACAACAATTTAGTCAAATGTGAGGAGTACTGCAGCCTTTGACTGGTATTTTGAGAGCATTTTTTGAAACTGGTGCTACACTAtgctttaatttgttttgcttttaagaAGAAATATGGTTGGTGCAGGGAAAGCTGGAGCTGGGACAACTGGTGGTGGTTTTGTCCTTGACTAAATTCTAAATTTGGAGACACTTGTCACTACTGTACATAAGATGGATAAATCAGTAATAGCATCAGTTAGCTGCCATCTTCCAGTTATGATAATGACACCATGTGCTTTTCATGCACTCATAATTCTGTAGAGCCtcagtttatgttttgtttatggATAACAAAACGTCGAGACTGTCCTCAGTAATGACACGTGTCTCCAATTATACTCAATTTGTTTCTTCAGCTGTATGTTGGAGGTTTTCTGACCGTTACTAACCTTCAATCTGCCTGTTCCAGCTCCTCCCATCACATAGCTAACATATGATTCCTGAGGCTTGTGTAACAGTATTACAGTGAGATTTGATGTTAACAtctgtacacacattcactcatcTCTGTTCTCTCTAATCTGTGCAGCAATCAGCTTTTATAAACTCATGTTTACATTAACACGATTTACTGACACTGGGAAAAAGGCCAAAATACTGTACACTACTGTACATGTTATAtaatattaattttttttaggGGGATAAATGATTATGTGGTACACCATTAATCCAAACACTGAGAGGCTTCCTTCAGAGGTGAAAACCAAAACCCCAGGGCGCCCTCTGGTGTCTGATGGAGGTGTTAATCTTTTGGCAACAGATGCTCTCAACAGCTGACTGTGTTTCTAAATGACTCAGCTGTTGCATCTGCATGATgaaataaacaattaaataatTTCTGTCATTAGTTTACTGTtgaaacaattattttattagtcaatcaacagaatattaatcagtgaaaataattttaaaatgtattaaattttcattctttttaaatttataattCTAAATTGATTAGTCAAACACCAATCTAAAGATTGTTTGATGTAGAAAACAATCCTTAGTTCCATAGCTTtcagaacagacagacagttttgCATTTAGATGTTGTACTTGACCCTACAGTGTTTTGCTAATCATTGTATCAAGGAGTACTCTGTTTAATACAGTAGCACAGTTAAGTGTTCCAGTGTACAACATGAGAACACACTTCACAGTCTCTGTAAAACCAAAATttgaaacaaatataaattacaGGACCCCTAATTTTAGTTAGTCAGTTTAGTCAGTTATAAAGATCAAAAATGCAGTTCACAATTTCACATACACTCATAAAAGCACTGTCTCAAATATCTCTTTTTTCTGGCCTCATTTATACTTACGCACTGTTTGTGCTTATATTACCTGAACCTGTTGTAAGCCTGTGTTAATGTTTGTCTCTTGATCTTTGATCCCTGGCCTTCCCTCCAGACAAGTGTCCAGCCACCCGTGTCCTGGCCTCCCAGCTCAACCCTTCCAGCTCCGTGATCAACCACCTCCTTCTGGGACGGAAACCACGCGGAAGCCCCCGGGGCTCCAGACTCACGTCCACAAACACCTCCACGCTACCAGGGGCTCGACCTGCTTTTCCGTCCCAGAGTCAGGGCTCCCCAGCCAGGCAGCGCTGCGGCTCTCTGCCCTCCAACAGCACTGGATCTCCAGGGAGCTCTGGAGGAGGCAGCGGGTCACCTTGGCGTGCTCATGTCCGGGTTCATCGGAGGAATATAGCCAGGGCTCGAGCGCAGCTGGGGTTTGGAGATTCAGAGGAAagggaagatgaagaggaggaggaggaggatggagcaTCAGTGAGATTGGGGGGTgaacaggagaggaagagtgaggaaaacaagagagaagatgaggagcagaaagagaggagtgatatctctgtttctccatctcctgATCCTGGGTCTGTATGTGAGGAGGCTCCACAGGTTGCAGATGAGACAAAAGAAGCAGAGGTTGCAGAGGTGGTGGTGCAAATGGACTCCCTGGATCTAGAGGATGAGTCAAACCTGACCTCCCCCATCGATGAAAACCCAGCTACACAACCCACACTCCCAGAGTCTAAACCTGCACCCGAGgtccctcttctccctcctccaccgTCCTCAAATAGGCACAAAGAGTCCAACTACTCAGGTTCAGAAAGAAGCACCGGCTCCAACAGGCACTTTCCCTCCATCGCTCTACCTACACCTCACCACTCCTCCAACTCTTGcatcccctcctccaccccttcCACCCAAAGTCCATCCCTCTCCCCAATCCCAACATTGGCTTCTCTCGGCCCGTCCTGCTCGTCCTCTCCTACACCACCCTCCACCCCTACGCCAAACTCCACATCCCGCCTCTCATCCTCTTCATCAGCCAACGGCttatctgctctctctcttcctgcctcctcctccaccttttaCAAAACCTCCTGCCCTTCCACGCcttcactctcctctgtctcttcatcttcCAAGTCTCATATCTCCTCCTCCCCGTCGACCCCAGCGTTCTCCTCAGCCACCTCCACTCCCAAACAGCAAGTCTTCTCTCCATTCCCTTGCGTGAAGCAGCCAAGGAAATCCGCCGCAGCCAGAAACCTCGGTCTCTACGGTCCCACATCCAGAACACCGACCGTACACTTTCCCCAGCTGAGCCGCAGCCTCAACCGCAGTAGTGCTGCCGGCACCACCGGAAGGCGATGAAACCTGAGCACTCCTGAACTGATGCTGAGAACACAGTTGTTACACGATATGAAAAATCATCCTATAATTACACCGTGTTGCCTCCTGcatatcaagaaaaaaaaacccacatcaTATTTTAAGTAGAGTGAAAGTTCTAGGAATGTGAAGTTAAAGTGTGTGGAGAAGTGGGAAGGTTGTGGTTCTCTTGACAGAGGAGTCATCCTGAAATTCACAAGCCattacagacaaacacaaacattaaagaaCTAGTTGACTATTAAAGTGTGAAGGAAATTTCTTGATGGTTTGTTTAGTGTTTCAACTGCATTGGATCTGTAAAGCTGAGGAGTTTGGATACAGGACTGTCACAGTGTTGAGCCCTTTACAGTGGCCTATGCAGGTCCTTCTTGACCATAATTGGtatatgatataaaaaaaaaagatgacacaTCAGTTGTGAAGGTAAACTGCTTTACAGACTCTACAAAACATCTTCAGTGAAGCACCCAGTTACACTGCATTTGTACGGGATGTCCACACCTCTTATCCCTAATGAGGATTCTCTCTGGACTGACACATGAGGAGACTCTGGTCTGAGCAAATGTTTCCCTCTGCACTCATACAGACCACATGTATCAACAGGATGAAGGACCTTTTTCCTATGCGACTACACAATAGCCATCCAGTTGTTTCTATGCCAAGTATTTAAAGAAAGAACAACACAAGAAACAAGATATACCTAAGAATTTATGTAAATGAAGGCTCATGAAAATCCGCCCAGTCATAAAACTTGTGATGTCAGCACTTaacattttctggttttctgTCTACTGGTgaaatcactgtgtgtgtgttctctctgtgtatttcgACTGTTGAACATGACGAATGTAATGTCTCAGTCAATAATGAAGTAAATGTGACTGGCCAAGTTTTGTTTTGACCGCTGGAGGGTGAATacagtgtgaaatgaaatatgGCAAATATAAATACAGGACATGGTTTTCATTCTGAAATCATATTAGTAGCTGTATTCACATAAACATGCACTACAGTTTGAAAAGACCTTATTTAATGTTGATTTCCAGTGTAAACAGCCCAACCATACTCAAAGCTTTCATACTTGGAAACTTACCACAAAGCTGCTAGTCGTCAACTGGGATTTAAATGCAGTCCAGTCAggcaaatataaataaatacattttagaaGATGGAAAAATCCCAGGTCAGTCATGTCATGGCCtggagaaacaacaacaactcgatggaaaaaaatgtcacagctgcagcacaacATCCTGCTTGTAGCACACATGTATCCAAAAGAAGGGATTAGTTCCAGTGCAAATTAaagtcagtgttattttatagACAGCAAGGTTGTTGACCATGTTTAGCCCCAGTTTTGGTCTCCGTGaatcattgtttttacatttgaggCTTTTGCATTGATGGTTTGACTCAAATCAactcaaaataataataataataagccaACGAAATTTGAAACCAGATTTTGTGCAATGACCATTTATTTTTCCCCTTTCAAGTAGCTAAATTTGTATTTAAACCAAAGACAGCGTACATATCAGATAGGTTTGTGTGATGCACAACTAAAATTGtggcaaaaaatatataaatataaataaatagctgTATAAGACAAATAAATGAAGTTATTGTATTGCACAATTAATTGGAATCCAGGTGAATCAATAATAGTTGTCTGTcttattttattcaattttcATGTCGTAAACGTATACCCTTTTATATTTTCCTGCATCCTAAAGTAGGGAAGATAAAGAAGTGAGCACCCAGGCAACAAATTACTTCCGTCGGCCATTTTTGTTTAGAACAATTAACAGTCGCACTTTGTGAAAGCTGCGAAAATGTTATTTGCGGCGCAGCAGGgagtttattttgtctttaaagttGGCCAGAAGAGTCTGTGAGGAGTGTGGAAGTGTCTTCAAACGATGGTAAGTGTCGTTATTTGACCTACCAAGGTTTTCAAAGTTGGGCTTGTAAACCAGTTAACCGCAATTCTACCACAGTGTGTGACGTTGAATAAAAATAGAGGCACAAACTTATGGTGAATATGCTAAAGGAGAATAACTATAATGTTATCAAGTAAAATGTGCCACTGTAAAAGCCGCAGAGCATTTTCACGATGATCTCAAATATGATAAACCTTAACTACATGACCACAGTATAACTCTTTCAGTGCCATTGATTCAGTGAGTTGGCTGCTACAGATTGAGCCCCattttttagtttatatttgTCAGCATTTTGGAAAGTTAAATACGCCGAGTTAGCCATTAGCAGTCCGTGTTTGCGATGTAGTCATGATTGTACAGACACGTATCACTGAATTACTCTAATATTGAAgaaaacttgaaaatgtaatgattcACAGTCACGTTCTGTAGCgtctttatttaaatgttttctttctgggAAGCCACAGTGTATCTGGAAATATGTGTATCATgcctgtgtgttcagatttgattgaGATATGACTAATTTGTGACACAAACCGTGGCATTAATGCAATTAGGGTTTTTAAAAAGCCACTGAAACCACCCCTGTGGTACAAAAGTAGCCAGGATTATAACAAGCTGCCCACATCAAGTTTTATCCACCCAGTCTGACAACACTGTATGCAACGTAGCATGCAATGTACTGGTGTTAGCATTGCTCTCCACACTGATAATGTATGTCATAGTGTTAGTATGGAGCATTAAATCCATTAATCCTCTGGGGACACATGAATGGTTTTGTCCTCTAATTTTTTATTCTCTACACCTGTCACCCACCACAAGTGTTTTACCCCCCTCCACATGCCATCAAGTATCTCTGCAGTTATACACGCTATTACATTctcataaaaatgtttgttgtcaCCATTTGTTATCATCAGCAGccaaatgtctgttttaataTCGCTaggttcagttttattttgtattttgttatgGCCTCATCTGGTTTCCACTGCCATAGTTTGTgggaaatgtcatttttgttatttcaagACAGTGTGTCATCTCAGTCCTTATCCTGTTACTCAGTAAACCACAGGAATGTTGTAATTTAATGAAGCCAACAGGGTGACCACTACATTGTGTGGGTGAAGACATTGTTAAATGGAAATGATGCTGCACACTGTACACCAAATTATCCTTGATTACTAGGAAGAGGTTTGATGTCAACTGAGGGCACCACCATACTCCAACTAAAGAAATAccctgaagagagagagaagtggctCAGTTGTGCAGTTTCCTGTTTAATGCTATGTGCAGTGCAGTTAAATATGTGTGGTATTACTGGTCAGGAGGTGCTGCACCAATGTGTTTTACAGACATTGTGTATTGTCTCAGTTAGGTGGTAAACAGTTGGGATTGGCCCTGTTGCATTTAATTAAAAGGAACTTAATGTTCTGTAGAGGAGTTgaacaataaataatacagaATTGGTATGCAAATTATTAACTGACCCTACAAGAAATTGAATAGTTTTAGATGTTTCCTCCACTTCTTAGTAAATTTCATTcactttggaaaatattttcatggGAAATTTTTAAGTGGAAAAACTGAGGCGGTTCATGTTTCTGtcaacacctccacctccactctCTCAGTTTTATCTGATGACTAATGCTACACATGAACGAAAGTATTGTtgtcagaaacaaaacagacagcggtttaaaaaagaaaaggaaaaacaacaacacacattttattgtaCATGATTCAGAAcaataaaaactacagtatgtaGGGATCTAAGTAGCTGATCCAAATAACAGCATAGAAATAACACCTGAGGTACAAtaagaaaacaatcaaaaaacaTTACCCTGTAACTCACTTCTGCTACACAGTAAGAGATCTATTCAAACAACAGTACAGTATATCAACATGATTACATTACAGTTATTtacacaaatgtatttttaacatttgtacCCAAAATGGAGGTAAAAGACACAGTATTCTATGGAATAGGACAaggaataaaacaacaacaggacaaCAGATTGAATTTGGTGTAATCAAATTTCTCAGTTTGCTTCACTTGAAGTGAAGAAATGAACTTCATAAAGTATTATGAGGCACCATAAGTTAATTACAAGCACATTTTCTATTGATAAACACACCCCGATAAGCACGACAGCAAGGGTTGAATAACTTAAAATGAAACTCTGGTATTGtggaccttattttcccatATTTTGGGGAGTAAATGATTAATTGGGAGAAAATTCTTTGGAATCTGTGACATATTGAATGAGAACAGTAGCCACCATGAACAGCTGCTACAATGTAATCCAAAGGCCAATTGTCATCCTCATagtgacaggctcagattgtcgTTACaaataggattcctacagagatagacctttttatttagTATgattccattgacaaaaacagtaattttattgTGCAGAACTCAGGAGCCCCTGGAGTACCCGTGACTGAATTGGTTAGTTTGcttatgttattgtgtggtgCTTTTACTCATGagaatacttcttccaccactgacagtcacacaataacacaaacaaactgactgaggcagtggtattccaacACCTCCCatgttctgctcggtaaaattactgtttttgtcaatggagtctggtagtgatatgtaGTGACATTTCTGGTTAAATGAAAAGACacttttataataacaatctgaatctgtcagtgacaaaaacaagcactttaggggacgtactttgacatggacagttGTCCACTGGATTACTTTGCAGCAGTTATTCGTGGTTGCTGGTTACACTGTTCTTGCTAaatactgcacagattccaaaTGTGGaattttgtccctatcaatcactTACACCCAAATAtatgggaaaataaaaacacctgaGTTGTCTTCTTTTAAGGGGAAATTCTATAGATAATTAATTACATGCATTAAATTGGTGAGTTATGTTTTAGCCTACACACAATTTGACAAATTATATGTGACATATCATAATGGACTTCAggtaaactgtgattttttatGTTAAGAGTCTTGGTTTATCTTCTTTGCCTCCCTGTCTCAGCACATACCTATTtgttttttggctgtttttgaagATATTTGAGATTTGAATGGGGAGATACAGAAAGGATGTTCAATAAATATCCCGTCACAGTTGCGTTTGTGTGCCTTACATCCTGTACACACCCTTTAGTGGTTATCATCATCTTTACAGATACAGCTGAATTTTGTGACATTCATGGTCTAAAGTCTGTGCAGTTTCTTTCGATTACAGTTAAGTGCTGGTTTGTGACTGAGCGGCTTGTCTTGTAGGTAGTTCGGTCGTTGGTCAGGTGGTCAGCGTGCTGCGATGCGAGCCATCCCCGGGTTAACGAAGGAGAAGTTCCTGAACATTGTCTGGTCGACGCTGTTGATGAGCGTCCGGTCGGCACAGGACAGCCGAGGCTTCTCGTTGATGAACTCTTTGTCAAAGTTGCTGCAGTCACTGGGCGACGACTTTGAAggtagaaaagaaaataatttgatCAGTCTTTCAGGTTGTGTTGATTTTGTTTACATACATCCTAAAAAGAATCAGTTAATTGAGTCAATGTATGTCATTAAATGAAAAGTTCAGCAAACTTCAGGTGAAAAGATACTGgttaacattaatattaaactataaaaactggaaaatgaaGTAACACAGCCCTTATCTTTGCTTACATTAAGGGtgcaatttttattttaattttgcatTTTGCACTCCAGATTGAGTTGTACATCCTCAGGTAATAATAAAGTACTTTTTAGTACAGTTCCCTctcatcagaatcagaaaaaactttattgatccccaCAGGGAGAGTGAAAACTACTGTAGAATAGTAGTactaataaatacacagtaagtgaattaaaaaaatgtccaaatgcaaatgcaaagtATGGACAAAAGtgccaaaaaaaaggaaacatgcaAACTAAATTAACAGTAATTCAACAGTAAATTCACTGTAGTGTGCAATGGTAAATTGAATAAAAAGTGTAAGGGAAGAAAATTATGAAATGATTCATAATAACAGTGAGATTATTATCTCCATAAGCTGTTATGTctatgaaaaaaaagtgaaaaatacacATGATAATTTCACAGGTAAAATTCTCAGATTGCTTTAAACGGTCAAAACCAAAAGGTATTTCATTTATAATGATCTAATACACAGAATAGCAAGAATTCTTGAGAAGCTGGGACCAGAGAATAGCTGGACTAGTCATATTGTCTTGATAGGAAACTAAAACCAAACCAGTTATTGTTAGGGTCAACTTATGAATCAGTGGTTAAAGTTTGAGTCATGCTATaataaaaacatgctttttAAAAGCTATTAGCATGAGGTGGGATGATGTGTGCCTTTCTTAGGCTTGGTTTTAGTGTCTCCTTCATAATAATCCTTTTACTGAAGCAGTTAtctacattttaatgtattacttttgattttgttttcagtgttacttCCAAGAAACTGgcaaaagaaaagtttttgtcAAGTGAGTCACCTCAAGAGCGTCTGAAAATATCACTCTGTCAAagagtctgtgtttttcagggtaTTTCAATGCTGCTTCCAagtgttttgtttcattaaacAAGTTGTTTCATCTGCTTCCTTCTGGTGcagcagaagagacagaaacttaaatctaaaactgttttttaatatcGATTTGCAAATAAGTCTGGCATGTTATTCGCTCAAACTAATTTGAATGCATCATATATCCTATCTATAATACATGGATTTGTCTTGTGTTTCTGAGTCTAGCCTGTAGCCTGTACATAGACCCAGCTGTACTTACTAAGGTTGGCCTGAAGGGTGGCGCCACCTCCCGCTGCTCCAGGGCATTCCAGTCAGtgctgctgaagaaactgtgCTGCCTGATATTTCCCTTCACTCCCAGCCGCTCCTCAGGCTCtctgacaaacagctgcagcacaaacacattataCAGATCACATAGAATGAATATTCAGGCAGGTTTAATTAGTGCGGTTAAGGAGAGTTCAGTTTTTAACAGTGCGTTTCTTcccctgtgtttattttttctggcACAGGATTAGTGATTGAAAGATGTTAATAATATCTGATTTTATGCAGTATATTAGGATGGTAACTAACTACATTTTGTATATAAAATTGcaaaaagtgagagaaatgtgaaaaatgcaCATTATTTTCCCACATGACatctttaaattgcttgttttgtccagtcATCTataaaaaatccaaaaatatttaCTTGACTATCATATATGATCAAAAACAGAGATAATTCTCCAATTTCAGATGCTGCCACCAGTAACAACAAGCAAAActtgattagaaatttgttaTGGAAATGGACAGACATTGTAATTTCCAAGTGAGCCTACAAAAATAGACATAATCCAAACAGCATTTAACTAACCAATTATTTTATCCCCAGAAAAACAGAATTACAGAATTACTGTTTCAAGGGATTAAGTACTTCCCTAATACTGGGAATCGTTGAgtcatctgaacacacacacacacagcatctaaCCTTGACTAAAATGTCCTTGGCGTCTTTGGTGAGCCAGCGGGGATAAACAGGGTTGTCAGTG contains the following coding sequences:
- the tbc1d30 gene encoding TBC1 domain family member 30 isoform X1; this encodes MASELKFNRNELLEVDICDAGACSEDESGVFVNSAASPQDDFSGFERWTSPAESPNDTSSPPGQQEVSGGHGAPPGTVTVAQRTNTPGDSDSESQGDGVRAPMTSIVDCLLVELYETYSGGSRRNVDSWDSSTEASGSDAFLGRSNSGSSFLQELQEKHTRRHQMNYLAQKAPEELRSIIQEVKYRTGLQSAKLIRQLKRRDRLCHKLQKNYDIITACLQAVSQKRRVDTRLKFTIEPSLGKNGFQQWYDALKAVARLPTGIPKEWRNRVWLTLADQYLHSISIDWEKTLRFAFNERSNPDDDSLGIQIVKDLHRTGCSSYCGQEGEQDRVVLKRVLLAYARWNKAVGYCQGFNVLAALILEVTEGNESDALKVMIYLIDKVLPESYFANNLRALSVDMAVFRDLLRLKLPRLSQHLHHLQKAANREAGGSYEPPLTNVFTMQWFLTMFATCLPASTVLKIWDSVFFEGSEVLFRVALAIWERLGERIEYCQTADEFYSTMGCLTQEMLEHNLIDPAELMQEVYSMAVFPFPQLAELREKYTYNITPFPTSVKSNGSGGLGSWESDDDADMDDEDSVVTALGCLGPLGGLLAPELQRYQKHLKDQRGEQGNIAELSPGAVGAGGPGGGGGGGGGGGARAEHQAAINSMMMERMSTDICALKKQYARIKRRQQQQAMQLYIRTGLGPEVDTSPGVLQEPRNKHSASTDQVEDKCPATRVLASQLNPSSSVINHLLLGRKPRGSPRGSRLTSTNTSTLPGARPAFPSQSQGSPARQRCGSLPSNSTGSPGSSGGGSGSPWRAHVRVHRRNIARARAQLGFGDSEEREDEEEEEEDGASVRLGGEQERKSEENKREDEEQKERSDISVSPSPDPGSVCEEAPQVADETKEAEVAEVVVQMDSLDLEDESNLTSPIDENPATQPTLPESKPAPEVPLLPPPPSSNRHKESNYSGSERSTGSNRHFPSIALPTPHHSSNSCIPSSTPSTQSPSLSPIPTLASLGPSCSSSPTPPSTPTPNSTSRLSSSSSANGLSALSLPASSSTFYKTSCPSTPSLSSVSSSSKSHISSSPSTPAFSSATSTPKQQVFSPFPCVKQPRKSAAARNLGLYGPTSRTPTVHFPQLSRSLNRSSAAGTTGRR
- the tbc1d30 gene encoding TBC1 domain family member 30 isoform X3; protein product: MRQERLPAAGRRPRAGAKQRQQGSGGVGNIISNVLKKRNGISRSAPRLLCTLEPGVDTRLKFTIEPSLGKNGFQQWYDALKAVARLPTGIPKEWRNRVWLTLADQYLHSISIDWEKTLRFAFNERSNPDDDSLGIQIVKDLHRTGCSSYCGQEGEQDRVVLKRVLLAYARWNKAVGYCQGFNVLAALILEVTEGNESDALKVMIYLIDKVLPESYFANNLRALSVDMAVFRDLLRLKLPRLSQHLHHLQKAANREAGGSYEPPLTNVFTMQWFLTMFATCLPASTVLKIWDSVFFEGSEVLFRVALAIWERLGERIEYCQTADEFYSTMGCLTQEMLEHNLIDPAELMQEVYSMAVFPFPQLAELREKYTYNITPFPTSVKSNGSGGLGSWESDDDADMDDEDSVVTALGCLGPLGGLLAPELQRYQKHLKDQRGEQGNIAELSPGAVGAGGPGGGGGGGGGGGARAEHQAAINSMMMERMSTDICALKKQYARIKRRQQQQAMQLYIRTGLGPEVDTSPGVLQEPRNKHSASTDQVEDKCPATRVLASQLNPSSSVINHLLLGRKPRGSPRGSRLTSTNTSTLPGARPAFPSQSQGSPARQRCGSLPSNSTGSPGSSGGGSGSPWRAHVRVHRRNIARARAQLGFGDSEEREDEEEEEEDGASVRLGGEQERKSEENKREDEEQKERSDISVSPSPDPGSVCEEAPQVADETKEAEVAEVVVQMDSLDLEDESNLTSPIDENPATQPTLPESKPAPEVPLLPPPPSSNRHKESNYSGSERSTGSNRHFPSIALPTPHHSSNSCIPSSTPSTQSPSLSPIPTLASLGPSCSSSPTPPSTPTPNSTSRLSSSSSANGLSALSLPASSSTFYKTSCPSTPSLSSVSSSSKSHISSSPSTPAFSSATSTPKQQVFSPFPCVKQPRKSAAARNLGLYGPTSRTPTVHFPQLSRSLNRSSAAGTTGRR